The DNA sequence CTGCAATAACAACGAAAACCGAAAAGAGTATCGATGCTATTGACACCGCTTTATTTATTTTTATTTTTTGTTCTATATTTTTAACTAGCATGATTTAAAGTTGTAGATGTTAGACTTCAGACATTAGATTATCATTATTTGTTATTCATTTTACCGACCGCTTTTGCAATTTCTTTAGCCGCAACTACGGCTCCTGCAACTCCTCCTGCAGCCGCTGCTGTTGCTGTTCTCCCAATTGCTTTCCCGGCGCTTGCTACCGTTCCTCCTGCTGCTTTTCCTTTGCTCATAATTCCAGCACCGCCAGCGGAGACAATTGAATCGGAAATCGAAGGAACCATCAAAATTCCAATTCCAGTTATGATATAAGCAACTGCAGGAAAAAGAGCGGTGTACATCATACCGCTGTTTTGTACGTAAACCCGAAGCGTGTTCATATCTGCAACACCGCTGGAATCAATCATGAGCGCATATCGATCGAGTTCCATTTGATATCCTGACATAATCAATTGCTGACCAATATTGATAATCGTGTACGTGATGAAGCTGTAAAGATTAATATTGATGAATTTGGTAACCCAGTTATTAAAGGAGTTCTCAAATCCTGGTATGAGGGACATTCCTACGGCAAAAGGACCCAAAACAATTAATATGTAACTCCATATTTTCTGAATAAAAAAAATCAGATAGGTACAGACCCGAAGAATGGTAAGAGAAACTGCTTCAATAATTTCTGATAATGTTTTTTGAATTTTAAATTCCATTTTCATATACCATTCTTTGGCGGGTGCCAGTAATTTGTCTACATCGATATCGAACCAACTGTCGTCTGCTTTTTTTTCTAACTTATCCAAGGTTTCTTGCTTGGCTTCCTCTTCTGCTTGCGTTTTTATAAGAATCTCTAAGATTTGATTTTGTTTTTTGAATCTTTCAACTCTCAAATCATTAGCATCTTTTTCAATATCTTGAAAAAGAGCGATTCCTGGTTCTGCCAAAGATTGTAGTGGATATTGAATCATATTGGTAAAAGCACCCCAATACATTAAAATAAAAGCAATGATTGTAGGACGGATCATCGGTGTTACTTCCCAAGGTCTTGCGCCTTCCTGCATTTGCCAACCCAAATAACCCATATAACATAAGGCTCCAAAACCACCAACTGCCTGTCCAAGCATTACCGCACCTGCCGACTGAGCTGCCATTGTAGTGTCTAATCTTGTAAATGCCTCCATAAACCATTTTTCAAAAGCACCATCACCTTTTAGAAATTGTAGCAGTTTGTTATAACTATCAGTATCGCCATTTTGACTTAAAATAGGATCGCTATTTTGACCAAAAATTATCATTGGCAAAAGGAATAGTAAGAGACAAAGCGTTAGCGTTAAATATTTTTTCATGCTTTAAAATTTATTTTTATATTCAATCATCATTTTTTGAGCAATCGCCAAGTCATTGGATCTCCAATCAGATTCTAATTTTGTTCTTGATTTCGTCAGAAGTTTTTTATAGTCAAGAAATAAATTATTTTTTTGATCGAAAGCTCTTAACTGATTTGCAAATCTTCTCCAACCAATTAAGGTTTCGTGATACATTAGAAAGCGTTTTCCACGAGGCATATCCAAAGTTCTGGAGTTATTGTACTTATCTTTTAGTAGTGCAAGTTCTTTTTCAAGATGTGCAATTCCTCCATTAGCCAACATATTTTGATAAATTTTATCATCCTTTATTTGCCATTGGATATAATTTTGAGGATTTTCGGGGAATTCTTTCAATGGTCTGAGCATTCTTTTATAATAGAGCAACCAAAGAGGATCGGCTTCAACAGTTACAGAAGTCCAGTGAGCAAAATCTTGTACGTTTCTTGTGTATAAAGTATCGACTTGAAGTTTGATTTTCTCAGCCTCTTTTCTTTGAAATTCTAACTCAGCGAATCTTTGAACTTCTAATCCGGTTGGTTTCAATGGTCGAATGTCTGCGCCATCCTTGTATTCCCTATTTCTTGATGGAGCGAGCCAACCCCAAACCGTAGCATAAGCGAAATTGGTTTGTATTCCTAAAAAGTATTTTGGATAGGGACGAAAATCTCCCCATGATTCAAATACCATTCTCTTATTGTGCGCGACAATTGAAGGATCATTCAATCTTTTGACTTGCCCATAGCTTAATGAACTTCCAACAAAAATTGTAAGAAAAAGCAAGATTTTTTTTGTGTAATTTTTCTTCATCGTATTAATTAAAAATGTTTTGGTAATAGATCATGATTTTTTTAACAATAGCTCTGTCAAGATTTACATAAGAATTAATGGTCGGAATTTGATAGATATATGGAATTTTCTTAGCGTTTTTCAGCCTTATTTTAATACAGATCAGATAACCATTTATCATTTGAGCTTTGGAAGAAAGATTTTGAATCAGTACTTGGCGATCATAAGGATCCATCAGAAAATCGTTTTCTTCATGAAGTATATCCTGCGTCAATTCTGTTTGCATTTTAAGGAGTTCCTGTACAGCCGCTATGTAAAATCTGTTCATTAGAATAGCAAATTCAGGATGTTGAGCAGTTAGAATGAGAACGTCATTTGCATTTTGACCGATTTGTACAAAAGTTTTAGATAAATAATAAAGTTGCTTTCCTTGCTTGATTGCTGAATTTATATTGGTTAATTTATCATAGACGAATTCTTGAATGGCAACAACTTGAGCAATTTTTTGATTGATATCGTTGTATAACTTTTTCTGCTTTTCATAAGAGTTCAAAAAGGACTCATTGCTAGCCAATCGAACCGCTTGATTTTTGGTCAATTGTGCTAACAGTTGGTCGTTTATCACAATAGTTTGTCCTTCTACAAAAGTTAATCCTGCTATAACAGTCAATAGAGCAAGTGTTATTTTTTTCATGTCCTTACTATTAAAAGTGATTGATAATTTGTTCTACAATCTGTTTGTCCTTATTGATATAATTGAGGACAACAAACTTTGTCCACTCCACTTTTCGCTTGATATCTCTGATCTTCATCAACATGAAATAGGAATCTCTTCGAAGTCTTGCGACTTCCTCCAAAGCAAATTCTAATAAAATTTTCCTTTCCGCTTTTTCCATTTGATTAATGGCACCATAGGAAAGAACAATACCCGTTAGTAATCGCACAATCATTTGTATATCATCAACAAATTTTATTTCTGCAGGCAAAACAACAATGAGTGAATAAGGTGCAGTTTGGATTTCTGTAATTATCTTGGATTGAATATCTTGTATTTTCTGACTTTCTAGAAAAATGGCATAACCGGTGGGAATGGCCTGCATTGCAAAATCAACAATTCTCAATCGGTCTTGAATTTTAGTCGTGGTTTCCTTAAACTTTTCCCATTGTTTTTTATTGACAACTTCGGTTGCTAAATTGGTGTCTTGCCAATTTTTCATTTCTTTCTGTCTTTCATTTTCCTGCATCGTGTGCCGAATCTCTTGATTCATCATCGGAAATGAAACATTCTCTTTTTCCCAAGGAGGAGTCACATGTCCTCCGGATGAAGTAATTACCAGATAAACTGTTGGAAGCATTATTGAAAGAAATAGTCTTTTTTTCATGGTGCCTTTTTTAAATATTAGAATCTGTTTTTATAAGTCCACATAATGTTTTGCACAATGCTTATATCAGTATTGATATAACCTTGAAAGGGATTAATAGACTGAAACCATCCTAACCTTATAGCTCTTTCGATATTCAGTTTGGTAGAAAGCAACCATATTTTAAGCATTATTACATTTTGAGAAACCGAAAAAAGTAGTTTATAACGATCTCCTGCAGTGGCAAGATTTAATTCTCCTGGCTTTAATAAGTCTGTGACATCTGTGGTCAATTTTATGACCTGTTCATACGCTTTTTGAGACGCCTTAACTCCAAAAACAGCATATTGCGGTTTGTCTTTTGTTAGAATTAAAATATCACTTGAATACTGTAAACAGCGGTCCAGTTCGTTATAAATCCCAATCACCTGTACTCCATTTTTCAATGTTCCAGATACCTCATTCAAACCTTTGAGAACGGTGTTTTGAATATTATTTGCCACCACCATCTGTGTTCCTACCCAAGCTTGAGCTTGTTGCAGTTTTGTTTGTTCCGTAATTGTTTTTTCCTGCTGATTTTCAAGATTATCCGAATATAATTTTAACGCAAGTGTTGTTGTCACATCGATGTAAGTGTTTTGCGCCGAGACGAAATTTCCTACGATCAACAAAAGAATAAGTCTAAACTTTTTCATAATCGTGCTTTTTAGAATGAAGGAGTTCTTTTAAATTCAATCCACGATCTTGCATTTCCTGTCCAATTATTTTCAAAATATTTTGGTCTTTGTTTGCGTTTCTTATTTCCTGATAATAACCAAGAATATCTTCATCAAGAGGTTGTTGATAGAGATTGACTAAACCAACCATATTTTCCATTTTGTCCTGCAGTTCAGTAAAATCTTTGATAAAAAGTTGCAGTGCTTCATCATAACTATCAGCTTGATGCGCGTAATATTCAATGGCAATTTTCTCAGGTTTTTCTGTCGTATAGGTTAAATATTGCTCCAAGGCTACTTCATTCCCATAGACTTCTCCTTTCGATCCACGTTTTAAATAGAATTCCTTGAAGCGGCTTCTTCCGAACTTATTATTCAGATTATTAATGGTGAAAATCTTGTTTTGTTCCACTTTGTTTAGTGATAGCAAAGAGGCGATTTTATCAAAATTATCTTTGAATTTAGTCTGGTCTAGTAGTATAAAAGTGTCGGAATTATTAATGATAGAATCTTTCACAACGGTGTTCCCGATAATATCATCGAGTTCCTGAGTTACCACGACCGCTTCACCCCAGAATTTCCTTACTGTTTTGTACAAATAAAGAATATAACCTCCCATTAATTTTGAAGCAATTGCTTTCCATGCTTCTTCAATGATGAGTGCTTTTCGTCGGTCTTTTCTCAATCGCATTTTCTGGATGAACGTGTCCATAATAATCAGCGTGACGATCGGAAATAGTTTCGGATTGTCTTTTACATTATCAATCTCAAAAACAATAAAGGGCTCATCAAATAAAGTACTATCTGCATTTTCATTCAGCGTTGTGCCATATCGCCCACCTTTGTAAAAGTCTTTTAATACGAATAAGAATGTTCTTAGTTTGAATTCACTTTCATCAATTCGGTGCTTTTTATTATTGAGATAAATCGGTAAGAACTGATCACAATAGTCGTAGAAACTGTTAAATGATAATTCTGCAAACGCAAGTTTATTCTCTAACTCAACAATTCTTTTGATGAGCGCTTTTCGTAGTGCATCGTTCCATTCTTTCGTATTCTGCGGTCTTTTTATTACCGATTTTGCTTTGGTCAATATGAGTTGCGTTTCGTCATAAATCTTTCTTCGTTCTTCATCATTCAAAGTTTCGTAAGCTTCAAAGACTTGAAAAAATTTAGAAGAATCGTAATCCGGGTTATCCAAATTTTTATCGGGATGATAAATCTGAATCATTTTCCGTCCCTTTTCTCTAACATGAGCAGTGGTAGCATCAAAAGGAATTTCCAGAATATCGTAATAGGTTTGATGTTCTTTAATTTCGCTTTCAAAATCAGCATGAATATCCTCTTCGTGAATGTTGTATTTTCGTAAATATTGAAATAGTTCTTCAGAACTTTTCTCTTCGTACCAATTGTTGCCACCATTAAAAAACTGATGATAATAAGACATCAACACATTATCTAAAATAGATTTTTGAGTTGAACTCATCGAAGCATCTGCACCTTGCCAAATCAAAAAAATAAGATTGGTTAAAAACTCAATTTTTTCGATGTTAAATTCCTCTTTATCCATTAAAAAAGGATTCATTGTAATTGGTTTTTCCTCCGTATATTGAATGTATCTCCCGCCCTTGTAAGCGCAAAGACCGGAATAGGAATCGCCGGTATCCACAATAATTACATCATAATTATAAGTGAGATATTGCTCCACGATATTGTTCATCAAAAAAGATTTACCCGAACCGGACGGACCAAGTACAAACTTATTTCTGTTATTTATTCTGCCGGTTTTCATGGGTAAATCTGATGGGTCTATTTTTAAGGGAACGCCTTGTCGATCTGTGAAGCGTAAGTAAAAATTTGATTCTTCGTTTACGGGGTAACTTTCTTTAAAAAAAAAACAAAGCGCAGCTTCGCTTGTCGTTGTAAATAAATCGTATGATTTCAGTTCCACTGCATTTCCGGGAATGCAACATCTAAAAAGCTCCAGTTGATTGTAAGAATTTTGGGAAACGATAATTCCTTTCATGAACAATTTATTTTCAATTAAGGATTGAGTTTCTTCCATTTTTTCAAGAGAATCTGTAGAATAGGAAATAGAAAAATGGGCATCGACGATGAGTTGACCGTCCATCGCTATATTATGAAGCAGTTCATCAATTTCTTCTGCAACGATGGCATTTGACGGTGAATTATTTGCGACACCTTCATGCTTTTTTTTCTTTTTTTCTAACTCACGCTGTTTTGAAGCTTGGTGTGGAATCGAAATAATCTGATTGTAAACGATGGTTTTGTAATCGTCTAATTCATTGATAAAAGAAAAATTGTCAACTGCTGTTTCTGAAGCGGAACCGTTACCACCTAAATAGGAATAGGTTTCAATTTCTGAAGGTAATTCGATTTTTTCTATGTCTACGAAACTAATCGTTTTAACAAATTTGTTACCGATGTTAAGATGTTCATGCGTGGCTTTAATATTATCAAAAGAGGGCGTTTGAGCAAAATTCATTGATAAAATTCCACTGATATAATGTTCGAAATCCTTTTCCTTTAAAAATTTGGGATCGCACTCATTTTGAGACAGAAGCATAAAGATTTTAAGGCATTTATCTCTTAATATTTTGTACGCTTTTTCAGAAAAATTGTATTTGGTTTTCTTTAAATTTTGATCTACTATCTCCGTAAACAATAAAAGGGTATCGATGGTTTTGAACATCCTCCCTTCAAAATGGTCGGAATATTTTTGCTGTAAAAATTCATTTGATTTTTCAGCAGTATATTTTTGTTTACTGAAAATGTCAATCTTCTGAACAATATGATTTTCCCCAATGATCGCAACAACTTGATTCAAAACCGTATGAAATTGTAGATAAGCTTCAGGGTCAGCAGAATATTGTTCTACATTATTTTTGATTTGTATTCCGATAACAGGATTGCCGAACTGACCGATGAGCACATCAAAATTCCAGTTATTATCTTTCCCGTAATCATACCCAATAAAAGGAATATCAAAAGTTTTTTTCTTTAAGTTCATGATTTACTTTTTTTGGTAAAAGTTTTACATTTCTGAATTTTGTCGGAATAATGTGCAATTCTTCTTCATTCCTTGTTTTGTTATATAGTCCTTTCCTATCCTGCATTTTGTAAATGAGAAATACTCCAGTTCCTCCTATTGCTGCGCCGATGATCATTCCGAATAATCCAAACAAAGAAGAAAGTATCGCAACTGTAATAAGTCCACCAACGGCGGAACCCATTGCGAAGTAGATATACTTGTCTTTTAGTCCGAAAAATATAAGGGGCTTTTTCAACCCCTTATAAAGGAAATATCCCATTAGAATATTGCCGCAATAAATGTTGGAACCAACAAAAGGAAAATACAGGCACCTCCCCAACCAACAATTTCTTTGTTGATGTCTTGGTCTCCATTCGTCCATTTGTTGTAAATCCTAATTCCTCCGACCGTTCCTACGATGGCACCAATGGCATAAATCAGCAATCCCAAATCGGTGATATAACCGGAAATAGTTGAGGCTGCTGCACCTAAAGCAGCACTACCACCAGATTGTGCAAATGCAGGAGTTAAGGACAGAACAATCGCAAAAACAGTTATTGCTCTTTTCATCATTTTGTGTTTTTTGAATTCTTGATTCATCATGTTAAAAAATTAAGGGTTAAAAATTATTATTGATTTACATTGCGGATGATTGATAAACTTTGAATCCATCGATGTTCTTAATTAATTGAACATTGGTTTCAGCTAGATTTAACATTTTCTTCCATCGGTCACTATTTAATTTTTTGATTGCTAAATTCACTTCGTCATTTTGTTGGTTCTGAATTCGTTCATCGTCGATTATTACGGAATCAAGTTTCTCTTCAAACTTTAGTTCGGAATCTTCAATAATTTTTTCTTCGGTTGGTTCTATCAATTTTTTAGCATTAAACGAATCAATGTTTTGTTCAGATTCAAACCGTTCTCTCCAATGATCCATATTTTGTCTTTCTTCTAACAGCGTTGTTTCAATTGGAAATTCACGTTGACTAAATGATTTTGG is a window from the Kaistella flava (ex Peng et al. 2021) genome containing:
- a CDS encoding TraG family conjugative transposon ATPase — its product is MNLKKKTFDIPFIGYDYGKDNNWNFDVLIGQFGNPVIGIQIKNNVEQYSADPEAYLQFHTVLNQVVAIIGENHIVQKIDIFSKQKYTAEKSNEFLQQKYSDHFEGRMFKTIDTLLLFTEIVDQNLKKTKYNFSEKAYKILRDKCLKIFMLLSQNECDPKFLKEKDFEHYISGILSMNFAQTPSFDNIKATHEHLNIGNKFVKTISFVDIEKIELPSEIETYSYLGGNGSASETAVDNFSFINELDDYKTIVYNQIISIPHQASKQRELEKKKKKHEGVANNSPSNAIVAEEIDELLHNIAMDGQLIVDAHFSISYSTDSLEKMEETQSLIENKLFMKGIIVSQNSYNQLELFRCCIPGNAVELKSYDLFTTTSEAALCFFFKESYPVNEESNFYLRFTDRQGVPLKIDPSDLPMKTGRINNRNKFVLGPSGSGKSFLMNNIVEQYLTYNYDVIIVDTGDSYSGLCAYKGGRYIQYTEEKPITMNPFLMDKEEFNIEKIEFLTNLIFLIWQGADASMSSTQKSILDNVLMSYYHQFFNGGNNWYEEKSSEELFQYLRKYNIHEEDIHADFESEIKEHQTYYDILEIPFDATTAHVREKGRKMIQIYHPDKNLDNPDYDSSKFFQVFEAYETLNDEERRKIYDETQLILTKAKSVIKRPQNTKEWNDALRKALIKRIVELENKLAFAELSFNSFYDYCDQFLPIYLNNKKHRIDESEFKLRTFLFVLKDFYKGGRYGTTLNENADSTLFDEPFIVFEIDNVKDNPKLFPIVTLIIMDTFIQKMRLRKDRRKALIIEEAWKAIASKLMGGYILYLYKTVRKFWGEAVVVTQELDDIIGNTVVKDSIINNSDTFILLDQTKFKDNFDKIASLLSLNKVEQNKIFTINNLNNKFGRSRFKEFYLKRGSKGEVYGNEVALEQYLTYTTEKPEKIAIEYYAHQADSYDEALQLFIKDFTELQDKMENMVGLVNLYQQPLDEDILGYYQEIRNANKDQNILKIIGQEMQDRGLNLKELLHSKKHDYEKV
- a CDS encoding DUF4134 domain-containing protein — its product is MMNQEFKKHKMMKRAITVFAIVLSLTPAFAQSGGSAALGAAASTISGYITDLGLLIYAIGAIVGTVGGIRIYNKWTNGDQDINKEIVGWGGACIFLLLVPTFIAAIF
- a CDS encoding DUF4133 domain-containing protein, with the protein product MKKPLIFFGLKDKYIYFAMGSAVGGLITVAILSSLFGLFGMIIGAAIGGTGVFLIYKMQDRKGLYNKTRNEEELHIIPTKFRNVKLLPKKVNHELKEKNF